CCCGGGACTGCTCACCGCCATCGGCTTTGGGTTGTCCGTCCCACCCGCCACGCTCGCGGGCACGTCGGGCGTGGCGCGCCAGGAGGCGGGCCTCGCTTCGGGGCTCTTCAACACGAACCGCCAGGTGGGCGCGTCCATCGTCCTGGCCGCCCTGGCCACCGTGGCCGCCGACCGAACGACCGCCCTGCTCGGATCGAGCTCCGCTCCCGCCAGCGTGAGAACCGCCGTCACATCCGGCTATGCCCGGGGGTTCGGGTTCGCCGTGGTCATCTGCCTCGCGGCGGCGCTCGTGGCTTGGAGGGTGCTTCCGGCCCGGCAGCCGTCCCTGGCCCGAGACGAGGCTCCGGCCGTCGACACCCCCGACGAGTCCCTGACCCAGTGCGACGAGGTCCAGGCCGTCCCCGAGGTGGAGCGAGCCTGACCCTGCGGTCCGGATTAGGACACAAGGCGGACGGCGCGCCAGTACCGCCCGTCGGTGGTGCGGTAGACGGTGTCGCCAGCGGCGGCCCATCCGTGTGTTGGATCCACGAATCTGACAGCAACCCAATGCCCGCGGTCGATTGCCATCGACCGGCGGCCCGACCCCCGAATAGTGCTGAAATGGCGAAGCGCGTACGCGCCTGAGTCTTGGGCCACCCACCCGCCCCGGATCGTCGTCGCGGCGAGGAGCACCAGAGCGCCGCTTGGCGCGATGGCGCTGTGATGCCACCGCCTCCCCCCGTCGACCGATAGGAACAGGTTCCCGTCGTTCATGGCTGCCGCAGGCTCCGTCAGGCACAAGAGCCATACTCGGGACGCGTCGATCGCCGACACATGTTCCTCGAAGATGAACGGCCCCACATACTGGTCGCCGACCTTCGCCTTGCGCATGCACGGGCTGTCCGTCTCCGACCAGGTCGCCCCGCCGTCGTGGGTCTCGAGGAGCGTCGACCGATCCTCACCGACGACGTAGTCGCTCGTCAGGATCCATCCGGCGCTTCCGATCCGCTGGAAGTCGACCACGAAATCGTCGTGAATCCCCGAAGGGAGCGGGACGGTCCGCCACGAGTGGCCGGCGTCATTCGAGAGTCGAAATCTGCCCGGCCGGCACCCTAGCGGGCCGTCGCATCGACCCAGCAGCGCCCACACGCTCCGACCGGCCACTCCGAGCCCGGCGACCGAGCCACCCGGCACCTCGCCGCGCCAGGACCTCCCTCCATCGTGGGTGACCCAGAGTCCAGGCTCGAACGCCCACCCCAGGCGGCGAGTGGCGAACACCACGTGCTCCACGATCCCTGGGTCCCAGAGCGCTCGGCCCACGTCCCAGGTCCGGCCACCGTCCGCGGTCCGCTCGATCGCAAGGGCCATTCCCGTCGGCATTCGAGCCATCACCAGGGCGTAACCGTGGTCGGGGTCGACGAACGACAGGTCGAGGACGTCGGGGCGTCTCGTCGCCGGGATGGCCTCCGTAGAGGGAGTTGTCTCAGGTGTTGGGGCGGCGGTGGCGGGGCTGTGGGGAGTCGACACCGGAGTCGAGGACCCGCTGCACGCCGAAAGGGGCATCAGCATGGAGATGACCAGCAGCCACGAGGTTCGGCTGCCAGGACTCATGGTGGCCATCTTCCTTCCTCGGGTACAGCCCCATGACCGGGGGAAGCCTGCTCTGGTTCTCATGGCCCTCACGGGGCCCCCACCCGGTGAATTCAGCCGCATCCCGACGGGGTCATCCGAAGGTGGCGCCAGTGCCGCCCGTCGTCCGCCGACAGGTAGAGGAAGCGCTCGGTCCAAGCCAGGATGGCGTGACTGGCAGGGAACAGAACCCCCCACCCGGCTCCAGAGGCCTCGAGCGTCTCGCGCCAGGTTCGGCCGGAGTCGTGGCTCACGATGAGGGGATACGCGTTGTCCACCCACACCGTGCGCGCAGATCTGGGAAACATGTGCGGGCAGCACAGGAAGGTCATCTCGGGTCCTGCCGCCCCCCACGACCGCCCCTCGTCGAGGGACCGGTAGAGCCGGCCCCGCTCGCTCCCGGCGCCGTAATAGTCCCCGCAGAACAACCACAGGGATCGCCCAGCAGCGGCCAGCTGCTCCCTGAAGGAATACTTGCCGCAGGGAACGGCCAGGCGTTCCCACGTCTTTCCTCCATTGAATGTCGCCATGAGATGACTCGCCGGTCTGTCGGGGGGTCCGCCGGCAGACCACAACAGCCACGCCCGATCTGGTCCATTCCGAGCGAGGCCACTGACCGATCCCCGGATCAGGGGCGCGCCGGGGACCCGGTGCCACCGATCGGCGCCGGGTCGCGATGTCCACAGGCGCCCACGCGCGACCGCCCATACCGTCTGCCCGGCTGGCTGCAACGCCGCCACCGGTCCGCCGAGCCGCTCGCGGGTCCACGTCGAGCCACCGTCGTGGGTCGCGTAGAGGGCCAGTCCGAACGCCCAGCCGTTCTCGCGATCGTCGAACCGCACCTGTGTGACGACCTGCCCTGGCTCGGTCGTGGGCGGAGTCACAAGCTGCCAGGTCTGGCCCCCATCGTCGGTGCGCTGCATGGTTACCAGGCCGGGCTTCGGCTGGCGGAACCACCCCAACGCCCACCCGTGGAGCCGATCGACGAAGGACATGTCTTGAATCCGGAAGCCGCGGAGCTTGCGGGTTCGGTCCACCCCCACGCTCGATGACGCTGTGGCCTTCGACGACGAGTCGTGCCGTGGTGGGGCGGGGGCCGTTCGATTGCACGACGCGGCAAGCAGTGCGATTGCCAGAACGCAGGCTCGGCGCGTGGGCAAGGCCTCCCTTGCCGGAAGGATAGCTCCCTACGACGCCTTCAGGAGGGCGTCGACCTCGTCGTCGGTGAGGCGCTGGAACTTCCTGCGGCCACGCCCCCGGTCCAGCACCGCGGCCTCGGTCTGATCCGCGGGGACTTCGCGTTCCTCGGTTGCGGCCAGCGCCGCCACGGCCGCACGCACGGCGGCGCCGAGGTCCCACGACTCCTGAAACGTCTCCTTCAGGTGCCGGGTGAGCTCCTCCGATTTCCCGCCGATCCCCACGAAGCCCTGCTCGTCGGTGACGCTGCCATCGAACAGCACGTGGTACAGCGCGTTCTCACCCGGCGTGTCCCCGACCTCGCCCACCAGGATCTCCACCTCGTACGGCTTCATCTGCTGCGTGAAGATCCCGGAGAGGGCCTGCGAGTACGCGTTGGCGAGCGTCTTCGCGTTCACGTCCTCCCGCCCGTAGGAATAGCCACGCATGTCGGCCAGGCGGATCCCGGCGATGCGAAGGTCCTCGAACTCGCTGTACTTCCCCACCCCGGCGAAGGCGATGCGGTCGTAGATCTCGGAGATCTTGTGCAGCGTGGCGCTGGGGTTCTCCGCCAGGAACAGGATCCCCGCGTCGTACTCCAGCGCCACCACGGACTTCCCGCGTCCGATCCCCTTGCGGGCGTACTCCGACCGGTCCTTCATGAGCTGCTCGGGCGGGACGTACGGCTGGAAGGACATCAGGCCGAACCCCCTCCGATCAGCTCCTCGTAGGCACCCCGGACCTCGTCCGCCTCTACCTCGGTGCAGCCGTCGGACGTGATCACGACCATGGACGGGTAGATCCCCCGCACCGGGTCCGGCCCACCCGTGGCGGCGTCCTCCTCGGACGCGTCGCGGAGCGCCTCGACCGCCGCCTTCAGCGCATCGGCGCGCGACAGCCCCGGGCGCCACCGTTTCTTCAGGGTCCCCTTTGCCACGCGGCCGCCCGAGCCCGTGGCGTGGAAGTTCTCCTCCTCCCACCGGCCGCCGGTGGCGTCGTAGCGGAACAGGCGGCCCTCGTCCCGGCGCTGGTCGTACCCGCCGAACAGCGGGACCACCACCAGGCCCTGGAGCGCCATGGGGAAGTTCTGGCGGATCATCTGGGCCAGCCGGTTCGCCTTCCCCTCCAGCGACAGCCGGTCGCCCTGGACCTTCTCGTAGTGCTCCAGCTCGGTCTGGAAGAGCTTCACGATCTCGGTGGCCTGGCCGGCCGCCCCGGCGATGGCGATGGCCGAGTAATCGTCGGCTTGAAAGACCTTGTCGATCTTCTCGTCGGCGATGGAGTAGCCCTCGGTGGCCCGGCGGTCACCGGCGATGATCACGCCACCGTCGAACTTCAGGCTGAGCACCGTCGTGCCGTGCGGGGCCTGGAACCCTTCGGGCAGTCGGCCGGTCACCGACGGAGCGCTTTCCCGGGACTCCGCCAGAAGGTCGATGAAGCTGGGGCTGGCACCGAACTGCTGTCCTCCCGGGAGAGGCAGGTCGGTCATTCTCCCCCTTTTTGTACATATGACTTGATGAACTCCTCCGCGTTCTCTTCCAGCACGGAGTCGATCTCGTCCATGATGCCGTCCATCTCTTCCTTGAGCTTCTCGCCCTTGGCCGTGGACTCCACCTGGCCGGCGTCGTCCTGGCCGCCGCCTCCGTCCTTCTTCTGGGTCCGCTTCTGCTCCTGCTCCTGCGGCACGACTGCTCCTTCCGCTTGCGATGCCGGTCCATTCTAGCCAGGGGGGCCGTCATTCCAGCCGAACGGGGCGGCGAACCGCGGACCCGGGCGGTCAGCCCTTGAGCATGTCCACCAGGGCGGCGGCGTTCTCCGCCCGCTCCAGCAGCCCCTCCACGTGCTGGCGGGTTCCCCGGAGGGGCTCCCGCATGGGAACGCGCTGGAGCACGTCGCGGCCCGTGTCGAAGATCATGGAGTCCCACGACGCGGCGGCGATGGCCCCCGGGTAGCGTTCGATGCACCGGCCCCGGAAGTAGGCCCGGGTGTCCTCGGGCGGGTTCATGATGGCGGCCTCGACCTCCTCGTCCGTGGCCAGGCGCTCCATCTGCCCGCCGTCGGCGAGCTTGTAGTACAGCCCCTTGTCCCGGCGGACGTCGTGGTACTGGAGGTCGATGAGCCGGAGCTTCGAATCGGTCCAGGACAGCCCGTCGCGGGTCCGGTACGCCTCCAGCAGGCGGTACTTGGCGACCCAGTCCAGCTCGCGGTGCAGCGACAGCGGGTCCTCCTCCAGGGCGGTGAGCACGGCCTCCCACCGCTGGAGCACCTCCAGGTTCGATGGCGTGGGGTCCTGCGTCTCCACGTACTTCTTGGCGTGCTCCAGGTACTCCCACTGGAGCTGGGTGGCGGTCATCCGCCGGCCGTTCGCCCCCCGGATCTGTGTCCGGCAGGTGATGTCCCACGACACGTCGTGCAGCGCCGCCACCGGTTGGTCCAGGGACAGGTCCGGCAGGAACTCGTCCTCGATCATCTTGAGGACGATGGCCGTCGTCCCCACCTTCAGGAACGTCGCCACCTCGCTCATGTTGGCGTCTCCGACGATGCAGTGCAGGCGGCGGTACTTCTCCGGGTCGGCGTGCGGCTCGTCGCGGGTGTTAATGATGGGCCGCTTCAGGGTGGTCTCCAGCCCGACCTCCGCTTCGAAGAAGTCGGCCCGCTGGGAGAGCTGGTACCCCACGCCGCCCCCCTGCGAACGGGGCCCCTCGACCCCGATCTTGCCGGCGCCGGTGAACACCTGCCGGCTCACGAAGAACGGCGTCAGGTCGCGGACGATGCGGGCGAACGGCGTGGCCCGGTCCACCAGGTAGTTCTCGTGGCAGCCGTAGGAGTTCCCCTTGCCGTCCGTGTTGTTCTTGTAGATGGCCAGGCGCTGGCCGGGCGGAAGGATGCGCTGGACCTCGGCCAGGGACCGCTCCAGGATCCGCTCCCCCGCCTTGTCGTGGACCACCAGGTCCCGCGGGCCGGCGCACTCCGGCGTGGAGTACTCGGGGTGCGCGTGGTCGACGTAGTACCGCGCGCCGTTCGGCAGGATGACGTTGGCCAGGCCGAGGTCCTCCTCGGTGCCCTCGCGGGCCTGTACCGGCTCGAAGCCGCGGGCGTCCCGCAGCGGCGACTCCTGCTCGTAGTCCCACCGGATCCGCCGGAGCGACCCCGCGTAGGTGTTGATGAGCAGCGAGGAGGACAGCACCGGGTTGAACTCGGCCAGGCCCGGCGACGAGATCCCATACTCCGTCTCGATGCCCATGACTTTGGGAATCGCCATGCGAGCAGGGTACTACCTGCCGACCGGCCGAAACCGCAGCGAGGCGGCGGGGTCGGAGCCTAGGGCGGAACCGTCAGCGGTCGGCCGGCGATCCCGGTCCAGCCATCGCCGACAGCTCAGCCGGCGCCGGGAACCACACGTTGTACAGGTCGTACACCGTGACCTCGGGCTGATCGGTGATCCCCATCGCTGCCAGCCCCGGGCCGAGCATGCCCTGGGCGAACGCCTGGAACTCCTCGGCTGAATTCCAGATGTCGAACACCCGGATGCCCTCGCCGGTCACCCCCACGGTGTGCAGGATCAAGCCCGGGTGCGGCTCACGGTTGAGCTCTCGGGACGCCTGGTCGTAGTGCTCGCGAGTCATCCCACCGGCAACGAAGGTCACTGCAACGGCCACGGCTCTCCTCCTCGTCCAGACGATCGTGGCGGGAGCCTACGGGGATACCGCCCGCTCGGCAACCGACCCTCCGCGAGAGCCCCTACAGGTACTGGCCGGCGTTGACGCGTTCAACCTGCCGGCCGGCGGCGTCCTCGCCCTCCCCGAGCAGCGTGCGGACATACACGATCCGCTCGCCCTTCTTCCCGGAGATGCGGGCCCAGTCGTCCGGGTTCGTCGTGTTCGGGAGGTCCTCGTTCTCCTTGAACTCGTCCCGGATGGCCCGGTACAGGTCCTCGGTCTTGATGCCCTTCTCGCCGGACTGGAGGAAGCGCTTGATGGCCTCCTTCTTGGCCCTGGCCACGATGTTCTCGATCATGGCCCC
The Actinomycetota bacterium genome window above contains:
- a CDS encoding ubiquitin-like protein Pup, whose amino-acid sequence is MPQEQEQKRTQKKDGGGGQDDAGQVESTAKGEKLKEEMDGIMDEIDSVLEENAEEFIKSYVQKGGE
- the prcB gene encoding proteasome subunit beta; protein product: MTDLPLPGGQQFGASPSFIDLLAESRESAPSVTGRLPEGFQAPHGTTVLSLKFDGGVIIAGDRRATEGYSIADEKIDKVFQADDYSAIAIAGAAGQATEIVKLFQTELEHYEKVQGDRLSLEGKANRLAQMIRQNFPMALQGLVVVPLFGGYDQRRDEGRLFRYDATGGRWEEENFHATGSGGRVAKGTLKKRWRPGLSRADALKAAVEALRDASEEDAATGGPDPVRGIYPSMVVITSDGCTEVEADEVRGAYEELIGGGSA
- a CDS encoding proteasome accessory factor PafA2, translating into MPKVMGIETEYGISSPGLAEFNPVLSSSLLINTYAGSLRRIRWDYEQESPLRDARGFEPVQAREGTEEDLGLANVILPNGARYYVDHAHPEYSTPECAGPRDLVVHDKAGERILERSLAEVQRILPPGQRLAIYKNNTDGKGNSYGCHENYLVDRATPFARIVRDLTPFFVSRQVFTGAGKIGVEGPRSQGGGVGYQLSQRADFFEAEVGLETTLKRPIINTRDEPHADPEKYRRLHCIVGDANMSEVATFLKVGTTAIVLKMIEDEFLPDLSLDQPVAALHDVSWDITCRTQIRGANGRRMTATQLQWEYLEHAKKYVETQDPTPSNLEVLQRWEAVLTALEEDPLSLHRELDWVAKYRLLEAYRTRDGLSWTDSKLRLIDLQYHDVRRDKGLYYKLADGGQMERLATDEEVEAAIMNPPEDTRAYFRGRCIERYPGAIAAASWDSMIFDTGRDVLQRVPMREPLRGTRQHVEGLLERAENAAALVDMLKG
- the prcA gene encoding proteasome subunit alpha encodes the protein MSFQPYVPPEQLMKDRSEYARKGIGRGKSVVALEYDAGILFLAENPSATLHKISEIYDRIAFAGVGKYSEFEDLRIAGIRLADMRGYSYGREDVNAKTLANAYSQALSGIFTQQMKPYEVEILVGEVGDTPGENALYHVLFDGSVTDEQGFVGIGGKSEELTRHLKETFQESWDLGAAVRAAVAALAATEEREVPADQTEAAVLDRGRGRRKFQRLTDDEVDALLKAS